From the Litorilinea aerophila genome, one window contains:
- a CDS encoding ABC transporter ATP-binding protein, whose translation MSFSIGMGSPGMGPRGALRNFGEEREGRPLDVRVVGRLLVFVRPYWRRMLVAFVLMLVASALTLATPYLIKVAIDQYIAQGDVPGLTRIAGLTAAAFVGIYLASAGQSYLLSWVGQRVLANLRSQLFHHLQRLPIGYHDTHIIGVTVSRVINDVGVINELLSQGLITLVGDTLILLGIVAVMVSMSPKLALLTFAVIPLMVLATYLFARQAKVAFRQTRARIAAVVGNLAENIAGMRVIQAFAQEEATQERFDVVNQANREANIAAMSLSFIFLPAVEFLGMLATAVVLWFGGRAVAQDELTLGVVVAFLAYVTRFFQPIQELSQLYTTMQSAMAGGERVLELLDTEPEVADPPDGREMPPIVGKVELRHVTFAYRDDAPVLHDVNLVIEPGQTVALVGPTGAGKSSIANLIARFYDVTEGAVLIDDIDVRTVTQQSLHRQMGLVPQDPFLFSGTIRDNIRFGRPEAPDQEVEEASRLANCHPFITALPDGYDTEIQEGASNLSVGQRQLICIARAVLADPRILILDEATASVDTVTEALIQDALDRLLRGRTSVVIAHRLSTIRNADLICAVEHGRIVEQGTHEELLARGGLYASLYARQFVELDEH comes from the coding sequence ATGAGCTTTTCCATCGGCATGGGCAGCCCCGGGATGGGCCCCCGGGGTGCGCTGCGCAACTTTGGTGAAGAGCGGGAAGGGCGCCCCCTGGATGTGCGGGTGGTCGGCCGCCTGCTGGTCTTCGTGCGGCCGTATTGGCGGCGCATGTTGGTGGCCTTTGTGCTCATGTTGGTGGCTTCGGCCCTGACCCTGGCCACGCCGTACCTGATCAAGGTGGCTATCGACCAGTACATTGCCCAGGGGGACGTGCCCGGCCTGACCCGCATCGCCGGCCTGACCGCGGCGGCCTTTGTGGGCATCTACCTGGCCTCGGCCGGCCAGAGCTACCTCCTTTCGTGGGTAGGACAGCGGGTGCTGGCCAACCTGCGTTCCCAGCTCTTTCACCACCTGCAGCGGCTGCCCATCGGCTACCACGATACCCATATCATCGGCGTCACCGTCTCCCGGGTCATCAACGACGTGGGCGTCATCAACGAGTTGCTCTCCCAGGGCCTGATCACCCTGGTGGGGGACACCCTGATCCTGCTGGGCATCGTGGCGGTGATGGTCTCCATGAGCCCCAAGCTGGCCCTACTCACCTTCGCCGTGATCCCCCTCATGGTCCTGGCCACCTACCTCTTCGCCCGCCAGGCCAAGGTGGCCTTCCGCCAGACCCGGGCGCGCATCGCTGCGGTGGTGGGCAACCTGGCCGAGAACATCGCCGGCATGCGGGTGATCCAGGCCTTCGCCCAGGAGGAGGCCACCCAGGAGCGCTTCGACGTGGTCAACCAGGCCAACCGGGAGGCCAACATCGCGGCCATGTCCCTCTCCTTCATCTTCCTACCCGCGGTGGAATTCCTGGGCATGCTGGCCACGGCCGTGGTCCTCTGGTTCGGCGGCCGGGCCGTGGCCCAGGACGAACTGACCCTGGGCGTGGTGGTGGCCTTCCTGGCCTACGTCACCCGTTTCTTCCAACCCATCCAGGAGCTGAGCCAGCTCTACACCACCATGCAGTCGGCCATGGCCGGCGGCGAGCGGGTTCTGGAGCTGCTGGACACCGAGCCCGAGGTGGCCGATCCGCCGGACGGCCGGGAGATGCCGCCCATCGTGGGGAAGGTAGAGCTTCGCCACGTCACCTTCGCCTACCGGGACGATGCACCGGTTCTGCACGACGTCAATCTCGTCATCGAGCCCGGCCAGACGGTGGCCCTGGTGGGGCCCACCGGCGCGGGCAAGAGCTCCATCGCCAACCTCATCGCCCGCTTCTACGACGTGACCGAAGGCGCCGTCCTCATCGACGACATCGACGTGCGCACCGTCACCCAGCAGTCCCTCCATCGCCAGATGGGCCTGGTCCCCCAGGATCCCTTCCTCTTCTCCGGGACCATCCGGGATAACATCCGCTTCGGCCGTCCCGAGGCGCCCGACCAGGAGGTGGAGGAGGCATCCCGGCTGGCCAACTGTCACCCGTTCATCACCGCTCTGCCCGACGGCTACGACACCGAGATCCAGGAAGGGGCCAGCAACCTCTCGGTGGGCCAGCGGCAGCTCATCTGCATTGCCCGGGCCGTGCTGGCCGACCCGCGCATCCTTATCCTGGATGAGGCCACGGCCAGCGTGGACACGGTGACCGAGGCCCTGATCCAGGATGCCCTGGACCGCCTGTTGCGGGGGCGCACCTCGGTGGTCATCGCCCACCGGCTCAGCACCATCCGCAACGCGGATCTCATCTGTGCCGTGGAGCATGGCCGCATCGTGGAGCAGGGCACCCACGAGGAGCTGCTGGCCCGGGGCGGCCT